GGATTATTTGGCATCTCTGAACAAAATCCCATATGCTGTCCATGGTTATGGTGGATTCTTCACCCTGTCCATCATGGACCGGCATTACAAGGAAGGTAAGTTAGTTGTGAGCATAGTTGTTTTCTTGGCTGTTCTGTAccttatttttatcattttatgaaTTGGAGGTTATCACTGCCTGAAGATTCCCATTTAGTCTAGTGGTAGAAACATGGACTCAAATCCATAGCTGGTATTAGATCCCCTTCACATTGGTTGGCAGACATACACAGTTGTATTGAAAGAATAAGTGAGCAAGCATACGGGCACTGCCGTGCTGGGAGGAATGATTCAAAGAAGGGAACCCATCTTTCACGGGAGCTCTAGATTGAAATAGACAGGTCTGCAGAGATTCTTAGATCTACATTTGACTTCCATGTTATTTTTGcatgtaataaataatgtaGGTGCATAACCTACCCCTTCCAAATTCATGCATCCTCAAAAAATCTGGTTAGATAGTTAATTAAAGAGCAGAAAGTAATTTTCTCCTTTCTGCTTGGGTATTTATGATCTATTAATGCTTAGCACTATCTGCTAACTGCACATCATGCACCattgaatacaatgttacaATCTTATAATTGTTATAATGTATGTTTTCACCTTAACCAGCAGCATAATataattttgtgacattttgaatTAACAGTACACAAGAATTGTTGTGATGCAGTCATGTATTTGTTGTAGttacattttaatgttaaagaGAAGAGTTCTGATAACCTTTGCATGCTAAACTACATGAAAGTCGTGTGAAGTATTTATCTAAACTAGGGTAAACTGGTGTGAAATAATGCTGAGCACAAAACATTCTCAATTTTAGATTTATCAAAGGAGGAAGCGATGAAACTCCTACAAATGTGTATTACAGAGGTAAGCTTTTCAGACCAAATTGAATTTTACTTCTGCTTGATGTGCCTGTATCTTTAATACATAATATGTTTAGAATAACTTATTGTTTTGTTCACTGGAACACAAGAAGTATCTTTTTCTCCCTATTGACATTGTATAAAATAGTGAAAGTCTCCTGactgaagaataaaaaaaaaacatgtttgttgaaGTCCAGTATGCGTATGTCCCAGTGTAAAATGATATCGCCAGTTTAAGTCCTGGTAGGGCTACTTGCTTATCTTTTAACATGACAGTGTTGGAGTTTAACTGAAAGGACCAACAGGTGATGATTATGTCACACCCTGAGCATCAGCGACATCCAATATCAGAGAAAACAACcttgaacaaaattttatggGTGGTAtattaaaaagtactgcatgtattgagctgggattttacacacatgtagagcacagtaacataAGGATGATGTTCCATGATTGATtcactgtgtgcatattaattaccgtaaattaccgaGATTCACAACTTCATTACTTTACTTATTTAGCTAAAGTTTgacattcatgtgtctcctagaGGTcactttggtagccttgctaccagaTCTAAGTTTATATCTCTTGTACCACCCCATATTAAAATAGGCAGATTTATCATACCATGCTGTAAAGCAACATTAGTTTGCAAAGGGACGTCACAATGTCATATCTTGAAACTTACATATTGTCTTCCACCTATGTGCTGTTCAGGTCACTACAGCACAGGAGAAATCAGTTACATCGGTCAGTGATTTATTCCAGAaatttgtataagtgaaaatttgttgagtatggcattagtaagtaaattaaatggtcctttttttgccattttcagatAAGCCGAAGATTCATCGTCAATCTACCTAGTTTCAAAGTGAGGCTGGTGGACAAGGACGGTGTCCATGACTTGTCGTCCATGTCACCAACTGTGTAGTCACTATTGTCCATCTATTTATGCTCCTGTTAATATGAATGAAGATGGCTTGTGCTCATCTCTAGAACTTGGTGTAAGGCTCCATTTGTAAAAACAAACCACAATGAAAATGAGAAAGATAGTGTTTGAGATGTTGAGAACAAGGTAACAGGAATGGATCTGCACTTTGACAGTGTTAAGTGTTAAAGGTTGTGCAGTATCTTGATGTGATTTTGTCGGACAAGACACTTGAATCAGAGCGAACACTGGGAGTACTTCAAACAGCCATTGAAATACCTATTCATAACAGTTTTGCAGTTCTTATTCAGACTGGgaaatgtttatatacatgatgGACGGACATGTGCATTCTTAAGACATGTTcatcatattttattaaaatgcaaacatataatacctgtttttttgttaaatCGTTTTGAACAAGACTGTATTTAGAAATACAGTCCTGTCTTGTCATTTCATAGCCTTGTATAGTATGAAGAATTGGATGTGTTCATGAGACCGATTTATAGGTGTGGTTCTTCTTCCCTCTCCAGCCAtagatgggaaggtctgtcagcaacctgtggatggtttgGGGATTCCACCGGACTCTGCCttgtttcatcccaccataacactggccactgtcatataagtgaaatattcttgagtacagcataaaacaccagtgaagttaataaataaatcagtcttcCCTTGTAATAACTTTTGAATGATTTTGAATGACTTGAAAGTCAATTTCAGATAtacgaatgaaaaaaaaaaaaaaaaaaggaagaaaaataattgaaacactATTCGCAACAAATCAAGTTACCTGGTAGTTGCTTGGGTCATGTTCATTCACAATCTGTAGCTGTGAGAGTAGGTGTCAAACATCAGCTTAATTTAAGGCAAACCaattttaagtattttatttgAGTAGTATAGTGTGTATTACTTAATATCTGTGACAGGATTGTTTTAGAAGGAGAAAACCATGCAGAGCGCTGTGGAAACCAGTGCTCATCATCTGTCACTAGGTACTCAACCCACGGCAAATTAAGCCTCCAGGAACTAGATTCAAACGCACCACAGTCTTATCCATCAGAGTAGTTTCTCTGCTATCTGCATGTAACTGGTCAATTACCCTCCGTTCTGCCGTCTGCGACAAAACTGTTTTATCTCACAGCTGATACAGACTTTGGCTTCATAATTCCAAAAGGATTTTTTCTCTTAACCTTACAAATGATGTGGTAACGCAAAAGGCTGTTGTAACATAATGTTGTGATAGGACCCAAAATACACTAGTCATTATGTTATTACTTATAAAACCTGTTgcggttgtataagtgaaatattcttgagtacagcgtaaaacaccaatcaaataaataaataaacattacatacattacaaggtctgtcagcaacctgtgtacagttgtgggttttcaccgggctctgcccggtttcctcccaccataatgctggtcgccgtcgtataagggaaatattcttgagtgtcgtaaaacaccaatcaaataaattgcataAAAGATCAAACTAAGAGTCGTTAAGTCAGTAGCAAGGCATGAACAACCTTTTGTTTCttataaaattttgtacaaCTTTAAAGCTCTTACACATGTGAACTGCAATCATGGTTGTTTGACAAGGGAAATATTTATGTGGGAAGTGTGTACATCAGTCTGTTGGCAACAGCCAatgcaaataaaaacaatgaaaaacaaaacaagtcaCTCGAAGatagtattattttatttagaaTGAATAATGAAATACTTGCCTTGTAAATGTAAAGAAGGCAGAAAGGTTCTATTTGTCCCATTACAATaagttattataataatttatgtagataaataaaaaatgattcCCAAAATATCAATGGAGGCAAAGGCTACAGACATACCTCCCTCACAAGAGCAAAAAGCGAAAATCTGGGGAGGGAAGAGTGTGTTGAACTTTTATATTATTCATACAGGATTCCAGCCGACAAAATGGTTAATCTGGTACATTTGTCCACAGTATTTTGACAGGGGTAATCCAAAATAAACTAAAGAAAAACATAGCTTTGCAAATACTGGTACAACTTTGTAAAAACGGGCACtgccttaatttttttttttttttcttcagggaCTCCTGCTGTAAATTCACAAACATGTCATAAAGGGTATACCATTTccaaacaataacaaaagattTGCAAGTCAGAAAATGTGCTGAAAGGTTTTGGCATGTATCAGAATATTCCTAGTACATGTTTTTTGCTGCAAAAATAGATCCTAATAACTATGTAAAGAAATCGTATTATCTCTCTTCAAAATAGACATCTCTCATGCCTCTGTCGCGCACACTGCGCTTTGGGAGGATCTGCTTTAGGATTGGTTTTCTGAGGGAGAGCCTGTTTTCTGGGCGCTGATCAGCCTGCTGGTCATGTGTGTACCGCGTTGACAGAATCATGCTGAAATTGAGACATAGAAGTCACATTTTATAATGTGATGGACccaagtatattttttttctcttaaaattgcTGAGTGAAGATGTATTTTCTGTTGTGTGCAATTAATTACATCTGGCTGAATAATGACTTCTGCAGTGCAAGccaatacaaatgaaatatttctgcCCTTGCCAGTGCCTTAATTTCCAGATGTCTTCACTTCTGTCAACCACTGTCACTGATGAACAATGGATGAAAAATTGAACCCTATCACCTGCAAAGTGTAACACTTTGGCAAATTTTTACTTTCAGCAAAGCTACATTGAGAACTGCTTTAGGACACTCCAGATATTCAGTGAATACCTCTGGCACATGAAGGAGAAGATAGGGTCAAGTCTGTGTATGTTTACTGTAAAGACAATATTAAACAATATCTTCCTCAGTCCAAATTTCAGTTGTCAACCTGTTGTGGGATGTTGTTCATTTTGTCTCTGAAACAACTTGTGATTTCTTGAAGGGGtaaatgtatatgcttaaaCCAAGTGAACAGTGTCCCTTaatcaaagtttaaaaaaaaatgcaccaaaTAACATCAGttttgtattattgttttaGCTGCCCGAACAAAATGTAGGGTAAGAATATATGTATTAGTAATCCAATTAGCAAACAATATTGTTCTGCACTCTTATGTTAACATTGTGATATTATAAcacaaatacaaacatgacagCAAGCAGACTTCAGTATTGAAACCTTTTACTGCTGCTTTAGCTGCATCTTTGAGGTCGTAGACTGATATACCTGTACCTGACTGCGATAGTTCCACTACCAACCATCTGCCGATAAACCACTGTCATATTGGTGAAATTTTATTGATCAGGTGCAAGATCAATTCAATAAAGAATAGAGTTtcagtagcctgctgtggtgacgtcaacaatAATAACTGTCAAAAGAATTTAGTGCCTGAAttgggggcgctaagctggtccAGCTTCCCCTTTGTGTTCACTGCTGTCAATTTGACTATTTCCAACCACTGATAAAAAATATGCGTAAAATACAAGGATTTATAGAAGAAATATATTGCgccattttctttaaaaccatacttgTCATTTACAGAACCTTTCATGTATCCTATAAACTCATTTTAGAGGAAATGTTGGCTAATAAGCAACTCCATGTCTTGAAAATTCTGGACAGGGATTAAATCCTGTTGTCATCATGAAAAATTGCTGAATTTAATGCTATCATAATACATGTGCTATATACGCTACATAAAAGGGATGGCCGAAATCTCCATCAGTTTTCAAATGCCAGATTTACTACAAATTCTTACCTTTGTACTGAACAGATGATCCCGATGAGTGCTGAATAGTACATGTTGACATCAGAGGCAAACTCAATATAACACCTTCAGACTTATTTGAATCTTAACGGGTTTAATTTGAGGAGTATAGGAAATTTACTAAGTCAACTTTATGGTCAGCCGAGGCTTACAAGTAGTTCAGATgattacatactgtatatgtgAATTCAACAACAGATTTCATATTAATGTTTAACTTTGTTTCAATTATATTTTTAACCTTTTAATATTCAAAAGTATGGGTGTACTTGCCGAGGCTTACAAGTAGTTCAGATGATTACTGTATAGGTGAATTCAACAACAGATTTCATATCAATGTTTAACTttgttttcaattattttttaacCATTTAATTTTCAAAAGTATGGGTGTACTTGAAAATATATTGCAGCAGAAGCaggaaacagaaaagaaaaagttttataAGAAAATAAGAACTGAACAACTAAACATGGAAATGGCAACAGCATGCTTTTAAGAAGTGTTTACCAAgtaataagatacatgtagcatacaatGATTTCATGAAAGCagtctatatgtatgtaaaaattaAGAATGTTAATCTACATTCACTACCATGGGGTGAGCATGACCTACATGAAATATTATACAGTTATACGGTTGACCTACCTCAAGTATTGATAAGTTAAATCATGGTGCATTCCGACGAGCTTGTCTAGAATTTGTTAACACATGGCATGTTCACTTTTGTAAGCCCATTTAgttgtcaaatacatgtacttctaatacatgtagttagctaTATACCTCTCATGCATTTGTTTGACAGATCATTAACAAGTTGTTATAACTTATGTCTTACTGGTCTCTGCTCTACTACTAACAGCTATTCATGTTGCTCACTAACTATGATGACAGACTGTTTATAACGCTGCATTTAGTGAAGTACTAGATCCATGATATCTTGATTTGGTTAGGAAATTCATCCCAGCTGTCATGCTCTAGGATTCTTGGAaatcttattcatttatttttgtgtgctCTTTATTATATTTACCAATAACGTTGGCCTGAAACATGGATACagaccaattttttttttactaacaGCTATTCATGTTGCTCACTAACTATGATGACAGACTGTTTATAACGCTGCATTTAGTGAAGTACTAGATCCATGATATCTTGATCTGGTTAGGAAATTCATCCAAGCTGTCATGCTCTAGGATTCTTGGAaatcttattcatttatttttgtgtgctCTTTATTATATTTACCAGTAACATTGGCCTGAAACATGGATACagaccaattttttttttttactgctcACTAATGAGCACAGGTCTGGGAATCTGAACTCTTACCATGCATTGCTTCTCACCTTGAATATGTTATATGTTCAAAATATTGAATTCCCATGTACTCTTCTGCCcagataattaaataataagCATTGTTGGTAAGCCTTGAAGTTTGGCCAGTAGAATATACACTGATGCCATCTAAATGCACATAAATAGCCATGTAGACTTGCAATGATCATTATATGGGTACATGAATATTATGTACAATTGTGTATATTAAACTTTCCAtttacctgtaggcctatatgtacctAATAGCCTTAAGgagctacaggtacatgcacagagtaaatatgtttgtatgtaatAAGGTGAAACATACACTGAAACTTCTATGGTTATTACAGCAAACCTAAAAGTACcatgcattaaaaaaaatacctctTGAACTCAAATGTGAATGTGCAATATAAGGCATATTTGTCATGCAGTTGATTAGTGAAACagaataaatggatgaatgcAATGGTTCTGAAATGTTTCATGCGCTTACACAAATCCTGTTATCTCAAAAGAAAGTCACACTACTATGGAAgtcactatttttttttcctctcaaaAGTGAGACACACAAAAACATTGCAATTATCCATACAGAATATGTTAGAAAGCAgtaagaacagaaaaaaatgctgCACACTTGTTATTTTGTACACCCATACTTACAATGGCACCTGTTTCTTAAACTGATCTTCTGCTTTAACCGGGAGTTGAAAATAATCAACTTTCTTAACAGTGCCACTTTTATCAGAGTAAAATTCTCTCTGCCCTTGTGCCAGctgaaacataaaaattataaataaccTTGTATgcaaatgacatttatttaactATGAGTCAAAAAGAACACTGTCGTTATTGGCTACTTGCAAAattgattaattttaaaaaatcactgTCACCACACTACATTGATCACCTGGTGGTTGAAGTAgttaaaaaaatactgatttgCAGATTTTCTTCCAATGGTGCATGTGGCCAATAGATCTGAGGGACAATTCATAGAATGCATATTAGAggatcacaaagctgtcttatAGCTAAGTCTTAAGTTATAACTTATATTTTGAAcgtaaaatgttaattttcatttttgtccagAAAGTTCTGACAACTTTTTggcattaaaataaacatttgaaagGTCACAAATTTAGTGCAGTTAACTGTTATGAAATTAAGAATGACTTAAATCTAAGGCATATCAATGACCCTGGGGCCAAGTACTAAACTGAAGACACAAGTGCAGATATAGcagttgtaaattttgtaataaGTCCTGAATGACACTGGAACTGATAAAACTTTAATATCatataatttcttactttgtcAAACTGATACAGTTCCTCTTTTCTGTCATGGTTGATATTTGAGAGCTCATATTTTGGTGCAGTGATCCACCTGTCCCTGGTCCGAGTCCTGTTACCAATGACCATGTCTGGATTGTGGGTGTAGTATGTTGGGAACTGACCACCACGACAATAAGGAAACTTTGAACTATTCAGAACTTCGGATCGATAGTCCTGGAAATATTTTGATGTTGCATTTCCATATGTTTCCCCATAATCATATTTCAGAGTAGGGCAATGACCCCgatacctgtaaaaaaaaattagaaggACACTTGTTTGATATCACAGACTGATAAAACCTGTCTTTGCAATTTTttcgttcatttatttgattggtgtttaatgccgtattcACGTACAAGAgcgtatttcactcatacgacggccagcattattgtgagaggcAACCCAATTTGCAAATTAACCCATTGGTTCAAGCTGCTTAAATCACTTTCtatatatttttcaacaatCGGGAAATGCCCAGTCTGTGGTTGATCATCGATGATTTGTCAGGCTACACAGCCGtagcctataggcctacattggtTACAGTACCTCAAATCTTGTCGAGAGAGGATACCGTTGGACACACTATAACTATTCACGGACCAATTTTCGAAACATGTCTGCAGTGAAAGCTTTTGATATAAAGTACTTACCCTGGCATGAATCTGGGTGGTATGTAGGTGGCATTGTGTGTTGTGACAAGAGTTCCAGCAGCCCAAGACATGGTTAAGGTGAAATCAAATACCGATCACGCTTTCAGAGTACTAACACTTGCGTTTGACAGCCACGTTTGACTCTTCCGTCACAGTGTTTATATACTGATTTTCAACCGTGCATAGCAACGCTGTCCTAAAGTAGTACCATTGTCAATAATATAATGAGCTGTGGAGTTTGAACGCAGGTGATATTTGAGTTGAAAAGAATcgcaatacatttattttgctttGTAATTAGTAGAAGTTTTATATCGaatgtattttataatattCACAACTTGCCTCGCGCCACCATAGCAACAAAAAATAGTCCCATCGTTTCGAAAgtgattacctccccttgacTGCAAGTCCACTACCTTCATACACAAGTGGGCATACACGAGACATGagacaaattaaataaaataagtaataaaataattataataaaccGTCGGAGCATTTTGCATTTCGTACCTCTAGTTTAAGTGTGGAGCCTCCTAAAGGTATATTTTCCATCTgttgaaaggaaaagaaaacataaaacttatgccaatgtcagatgaaagagcatgaaaaGATAATTGCAAATGTGGCCTTCATATTTTTTCCATTCGATCTTTCAGAATAAAAGGGTAAttgaaaatattcttgggtgggtgggtatttggaaccatttctttgtatatatcgtctttgcattaTAATGTTCTATGTAAATGTGTGATTGATGTCTAatgaatttgttgtttttatccacaaacatgtatttaatctgaattatgataataataatgaattcattaaaaatataaatatgatgaaaattCTGGTTGTTAGTTGATAAGAACAAATTTTAgcccaaaaatatttattaaacatgcgtTATATCCACATTtagaaaaatgatatatttgggtggtcccaaatacccaatatacaagattttttttcGAGTGCCTTTTGTTCAcgaaagaaaaatggaaaaaatatttaagattaTATTACTATTGACTTTTCAAACTCTCCTCTGAACATCATGtaataatgtttatgttttctccacctttaaaaatatccattatctaattaaatatacataaagaCCAACTATTtctattttaactattttgaGTCACATTATGATCAAAAGATAGTTTGGATATTTATagtaaaaaaagttttttattCAATGGCACGAAGAAAACATCGCCGTTTTTGTGACAAAGCCTCATTGTGTATGTAAAAAATTGCGTATATATACTTCTTTTCTGATAACGTTTGTATCAGATCCTGGCCGGGTAATGCATATGCTCTGGGTTTTAAGCTGTGAGaaggattatttatttatttatttgatttgtgttgcaaaccgtactcaagaatattttacttatacgatggtagttagcattattgtgggatTTGAGAGTGATTAAATGTACAAATGGGGCTAACCACATCTTGCAGATCGAAAATTTATATAGTCTAACTAGCTAAGACTTTGGTCTAGAAGTTGGTATGCCTGTAGATCTGTCTAACTACTACCGTGTCCAGAAAACCATAGCGACAGACTGCCTTGTTCACTTTtacgtcacattttttttactggtttaattttaaaaatagctTAGTTCATCATATATAATGCAAAAAGTGATTCAAAAGTATGTCTTATACTAAGGGTGAcatg
Above is a window of Liolophura sinensis isolate JHLJ2023 chromosome 7, CUHK_Ljap_v2, whole genome shotgun sequence DNA encoding:
- the LOC135470005 gene encoding ciliary microtubule inner protein 2C-like isoform X1 is translated as MSWAAGTLVTTHNATYIPPRFMPGYRGHCPTLKYDYGETYGNATSKYFQDYRSEVLNSSKFPYCRGGQFPTYYTHNPDMVIGNRTRTRDRWITAPKYELSNINHDRKEELYQFDKLAQGQREFYSDKSGTVKKVDYFQLPVKAEDQFKKQVPFMILSTRYTHDQQADQRPENRLSLRKPILKQILPKRSVRDRGMRDVYFEER
- the LOC135470005 gene encoding ciliary microtubule inner protein 2C-like isoform X2, which gives rise to MSWAAGTLVTTHNATYIPPRFMPGYRGHCPTLKYDYGETYGNATSKYFQDYRSEVLNSSKFPYCRGGQFPTYYTHNPDMVIGNRTRTRDRWITAPKYELSNINHDRKEELYQFDKLAQGQREFYSDKSGTVKKVDYFQLPVKAEDQFKKQVPFTHRDHLFSTKHDSVNAVHT